One Defluviitoga tunisiensis genomic window carries:
- a CDS encoding Dps family protein: MNKAGKIEVNIYLDEKARETISRELNLYLSNLQVFYAKLHNLHWNVEGRNFFKVHEKLEEYYDYVSDHIDEIAERILTLGYRPLVKLSDYAQNATLKEIDSKRYDVEESLNIVLKDFSELIGQLRNIIKLVQEYGDEGTADILIGSLKEFEKDSWMLRATLS; encoded by the coding sequence ATGAATAAAGCTGGAAAAATTGAAGTAAACATATATTTGGATGAGAAAGCAAGAGAAACGATTTCTAGAGAATTAAACTTATATTTATCAAATTTACAAGTATTTTATGCAAAATTGCATAATTTACATTGGAATGTAGAAGGTAGGAATTTTTTTAAGGTTCACGAAAAATTAGAAGAGTATTATGACTATGTATCTGACCATATTGATGAAATTGCTGAAAGAATCCTTACTTTAGGATATAGGCCATTAGTGAAATTAAGTGATTATGCTCAAAATGCGACGTTAAAAGAAATTGACAGTAAAAGGTATGATGTGGAAGAATCATTAAATATTGTTTTGAAAGACTTTTCAGAATTAATAGGACAACTTAGAAATATAATCAAGCTTGTTCAAGAGTATGGAGATGAAGGAACTGCAGATATATTAATAGGTTCTCTCAAGGAATTTGAGAAAGACTCATGGATGCTTAGAGCTACATTATCTTAA
- the xylB gene encoding xylulokinase, producing MEKYLGIDVGTTSIKGLVVDENGRLLDTYSWPLKMDIPKPGWAEQDPNLWWEGVLEILRNVSLKHTISAIGFSGQMHSLVCLDKNFQVIRPAILWCDQRTTQQCKKATEIMGGETKVIEKMGNPFLEGFTFPKILWIKENERANFNKIKKILLPKDYIIYKLTGNLGIDYSDASGTACFNVNKNTWDSEVFEKFEIDISIMPDIYLSYDDRGELRNELKSQLGWNNCKIVSGGADNAAAAFGIGISKKGESMVSIGTSGTVLTITENKKPDLEGKIHYFNHVLENKYYYMGVMLSAANTLNWVRDHFFPHSSWDEIEERINNSKPGSNGIIFLPYLNGERTPHRDPNARGVIFGISSINNENDILRATMEGITFGLRDSFELIKEKTEIKDMRIVGGGAKNKTWIKLVAANFKMPIKIPQIDEGGAYGASMLAALGNGQNLEHVLNWVKIKEIIEPDDNLFEIYDELYEIYKKLYFSLKQNYIQMAKFLNL from the coding sequence ATGGAAAAATACCTAGGAATCGATGTGGGAACAACTTCGATTAAAGGATTAGTAGTTGATGAGAATGGACGACTTTTAGATACTTATTCTTGGCCTTTAAAGATGGACATCCCAAAGCCTGGTTGGGCAGAACAAGACCCCAATTTGTGGTGGGAAGGTGTTCTTGAAATATTAAGAAATGTTTCTCTAAAACATACTATATCTGCTATTGGTTTTTCAGGCCAAATGCATAGTTTAGTTTGTTTAGATAAAAATTTTCAAGTTATTAGACCAGCCATTTTGTGGTGTGACCAAAGAACTACTCAACAATGTAAAAAAGCAACTGAAATTATGGGGGGAGAAACAAAAGTAATTGAAAAAATGGGAAATCCGTTTCTTGAAGGTTTTACTTTTCCAAAGATTCTATGGATAAAAGAAAATGAACGAGCTAATTTTAACAAGATAAAAAAAATATTGCTTCCAAAAGATTATATAATCTACAAATTAACAGGAAATTTAGGAATAGATTATTCTGACGCATCTGGAACCGCTTGTTTTAATGTTAATAAGAATACATGGGATAGTGAAGTATTTGAAAAATTTGAAATTGATATTAGTATAATGCCTGATATTTATTTATCTTACGACGACAGAGGAGAACTAAGAAACGAATTAAAAAGTCAGTTAGGGTGGAACAACTGTAAAATAGTTTCGGGTGGAGCAGATAACGCTGCTGCTGCATTTGGAATAGGCATTTCCAAAAAAGGTGAATCCATGGTAAGTATTGGAACATCAGGAACTGTTCTAACAATAACTGAAAACAAAAAACCAGATTTAGAAGGGAAAATACATTATTTCAACCATGTACTTGAAAATAAATATTATTATATGGGTGTGATGCTATCTGCTGCCAACACATTAAATTGGGTAAGAGACCACTTTTTCCCGCATTCAAGCTGGGATGAAATAGAAGAAAGAATAAACAATTCTAAACCTGGATCAAATGGAATAATATTTCTTCCTTATCTTAATGGAGAGAGAACTCCACATAGGGACCCCAACGCTCGCGGAGTAATTTTCGGGATATCTTCGATAAATAATGAAAATGATATACTAAGGGCCACAATGGAAGGCATTACTTTTGGATTAAGGGACTCATTTGAACTTATAAAAGAAAAGACAGAAATCAAAGATATGAGAATAGTAGGTGGAGGAGCTAAAAATAAAACATGGATTAAATTAGTCGCAGCAAATTTTAAAATGCCCATAAAGATACCTCAAATAGATGAAGGGGGAGCTTATGGAGCTTCTATGCTTGCTGCATTAGGAAATGGACAAAATCTAGAACATGTCTTAAATTGGGTTAAAATAAAAGAAATAATAGAACCTGACGATAACTTGTTTGAGATATACGATGAACTTTATGAGATATACAAAAAATTGTATTTTTCATTAAAACAGAATTATATACAAATGGCAAAATTTTTAAATTTATAA
- a CDS encoding ROK family transcriptional regulator, with protein sequence MKLKKINAERMGYSNKLMVFNLIRYSPQISRNEITKLTGLDKSTVTKIVFDLMDKNLVKEGERKSSQGPGRKPIKLEPVKEAVMSIIVKVGVESTIVGMGYLNNQIEKISKFETPKSFASFLEKVSSIVEHIYSENKEQNIAGISFSFPGMVDRDNLIIEYVPHFNWNNINFKKAFLRNLPNWDKSIFIANEAKLALQAELYFNKSIKNLNNGVYIFISQGIGGALLIDGQIYLGPNYTAGEFGHMSIHVDGEKCFCNNQGCWETYASIDTISKIYEYSNGKLEGDTYEEKFKNLLDKSQRRENNSYEIVQQMLYYLSVGAVNLINILNPEFVLFGGYGSLFPNEYLIEIENLIKQRALKPALKSFTKTCKPVFDIETACLTGANLRVMDDFSEKIVK encoded by the coding sequence TTGAAGCTAAAGAAAATAAATGCTGAAAGAATGGGCTATTCAAACAAATTAATGGTCTTTAATTTAATTCGATATTCTCCACAAATATCAAGAAATGAAATTACTAAACTTACAGGTTTAGATAAAAGCACTGTCACGAAGATTGTGTTTGATCTAATGGACAAGAATCTCGTTAAAGAAGGAGAAAGAAAGTCCTCGCAAGGACCTGGCAGAAAACCTATAAAGTTAGAGCCAGTGAAAGAGGCTGTTATGTCGATAATTGTAAAAGTTGGAGTAGAAAGCACTATTGTTGGAATGGGTTATCTAAATAACCAGATAGAAAAGATAAGTAAATTTGAAACACCCAAAAGTTTTGCTTCTTTTCTTGAAAAAGTCTCATCCATTGTTGAGCATATATATAGCGAAAATAAAGAACAAAATATTGCTGGAATTTCATTTTCTTTTCCAGGAATGGTAGACAGAGACAATTTGATTATAGAATACGTACCTCATTTTAACTGGAATAACATTAATTTCAAAAAAGCTTTTCTCAGAAACCTACCTAACTGGGACAAGTCGATTTTCATCGCAAATGAGGCAAAGCTGGCGTTACAGGCGGAATTATATTTTAATAAAAGCATAAAAAATCTAAACAATGGTGTTTACATATTCATATCTCAAGGTATTGGTGGAGCTTTATTAATTGATGGACAAATATATTTAGGCCCTAACTATACTGCTGGGGAATTTGGACATATGAGTATTCATGTTGATGGCGAAAAATGTTTTTGTAATAACCAAGGCTGTTGGGAAACTTATGCTTCTATAGATACAATTTCAAAAATATATGAATATAGTAATGGAAAACTTGAAGGAGATACTTACGAAGAAAAATTTAAAAACTTGCTGGATAAATCACAAAGAAGAGAAAATAATTCTTATGAAATTGTACAACAAATGTTGTATTATTTATCTGTAGGAGCAGTAAATCTTATAAATATATTGAATCCGGAATTTGTACTTTTTGGAGGGTATGGTTCTTTGTTTCCAAATGAATACTTAATTGAAATAGAAAACTTAATCAAACAGAGGGCTTTAAAACCCGCCTTAAAATCTTTCACAAAGACTTGTAAACCAGTTTTTGATATAGAAACAGCTTGTCTAACAGGTGCAAATTTAAGAGTTATGGACGATTTTTCTGAAAAAATAGTTAAATAA
- the xylA gene encoding xylose isomerase, whose translation MSEYFKGIKQIEYVGKESREQLAFHYYNPKEIIGGKSMQDHLRFSVAYWHTFTAEGRDMFGVESAQRAWNKYTDPLDKALARADAAFEFMSKLGVKYFCFHDRDLVDEQETLRETNKLLDKVVEHIKGKMKESGIKLLWGTANLFAHPRFMQGAATTCDADVYAYASAQVKKALEITKELNGENYVFWGGREGYETLLNTNMELELNNLAKFMHMAVEYAKEIGFTGQFLIEPKPKEPTKHQYDFDVANSYAFLQKYNLDKYFKFNIEANHATLAGHTFQHELRYARINNLLGSIDANMGDLLLGWDTDQFPTNVYENVFAMYEILKNGGIAPGGLNFDAHVRRPSYEDIDLFYAHIAGMDAFALGLKIAHKIIEDKVLEDFIEKRYNSFKEGIGKKIVEGTTNLKELEDYVIDKKVSLPKSGRQEYLENIINQYIF comes from the coding sequence ATGAGTGAATATTTCAAAGGAATAAAACAAATTGAATACGTTGGAAAAGAGTCTAGAGAGCAATTGGCTTTCCATTATTACAATCCCAAAGAAATAATTGGGGGAAAGTCTATGCAGGATCATCTCAGATTTTCTGTTGCTTACTGGCACACCTTTACCGCAGAAGGAAGAGATATGTTTGGTGTTGAAAGTGCTCAAAGAGCATGGAATAAATATACTGATCCTTTAGACAAAGCCCTGGCTAGAGCTGATGCCGCTTTCGAATTTATGAGTAAACTTGGTGTAAAATATTTTTGTTTTCACGATAGAGATTTAGTTGATGAACAAGAAACTCTCAGAGAGACTAACAAATTGCTTGATAAAGTTGTTGAGCATATTAAAGGAAAAATGAAAGAAAGTGGTATCAAGTTACTTTGGGGAACTGCTAACTTGTTTGCTCATCCCAGATTCATGCAAGGAGCAGCTACAACTTGTGATGCAGATGTTTATGCGTACGCATCTGCTCAAGTCAAAAAAGCTCTTGAAATTACCAAAGAATTAAATGGAGAAAACTATGTATTTTGGGGTGGAAGAGAAGGATATGAAACACTTCTTAATACAAACATGGAATTAGAGTTAAACAATTTAGCTAAATTCATGCATATGGCGGTAGAATACGCTAAAGAAATAGGATTCACAGGTCAGTTTTTAATAGAACCAAAACCAAAAGAACCTACAAAACATCAATATGATTTTGACGTGGCTAATTCCTATGCATTTCTACAAAAGTATAACTTAGATAAGTATTTTAAATTCAACATTGAAGCAAATCACGCAACACTGGCAGGACATACATTCCAGCATGAATTAAGATATGCAAGAATTAACAATCTCCTAGGAAGCATAGATGCGAATATGGGAGATTTATTACTTGGATGGGATACAGATCAATTCCCCACCAATGTGTATGAAAATGTTTTTGCGATGTACGAAATACTTAAAAATGGAGGTATTGCACCTGGAGGGTTAAACTTTGATGCTCATGTGAGAAGACCGTCTTACGAAGATATAGATTTATTTTATGCTCACATTGCAGGAATGGACGCATTTGCTTTAGGTCTAAAAATAGCTCATAAAATAATAGAAGATAAAGTACTGGAAGATTTTATTGAAAAACGATATAATAGTTTCAAAGAAGGAATAGGTAAAAAGATAGTTGAAGGCACAACAAATTTAAAAGAACTTGAAGACTATGTTATTGACAAGAAAGTTTCTTTACCTAAATCTGGCAGACAAGAATACTTGGAAAATATTATCAATCAATATATTTTTTAA